A stretch of the Vigna radiata var. radiata cultivar VC1973A chromosome 9, Vradiata_ver6, whole genome shotgun sequence genome encodes the following:
- the LOC106774335 gene encoding probable methyltransferase PMT13 produces the protein MGHVNLPASKRVGGPRQWRVLDVVTAAFFGLVFLFFVLVFTSLGDSLAASGRQTLNLSASDPHRRLRVSAAIEAGQPHVIEACPADTADHMPCEDPRLNSQLSREMNYYRERHCPPLENTPLCLVPPPRGYKVSVQWPESLHKIWHSNMPYNKIADRKGHQGWMKIEGPYFIFPGGGTMFPDGAEQYIEKLGQYIPMNGGVLRTALDMGCGVASFGGYLLAQNILTMSFAPRDSHKSQIQFALERGVPAFVAMLGTRRLPFPAFGFDLVHCSRCLIPFTAYNASYFIEVDRLLRPGGYLVISGPPVQWPKQDKEWSDLQAVARALCYELIAVDGNTVIWKKPARDTCLPNQNEFGLGMCDDSDDPNLAWYFKLKKCVTRMSSVKGEYTVGTISKWPERLNAPPVRSTILKNGADVYEADTKRWVRRVSFYKNSLKIKLGTPAIRNVMDMNAFFGGFAAALNSDPVWVMNVVPSHKPPTLDAIFDRGLIGVYHDWCEPFSTYPRTYDLIHATNIESLIKDPVSAKNRCNLVDLMVELDRILRPEGTVVVRDTPEVIERVARVAHAMKWKPSIYNKEPESHGRENILVATKTLWRL, from the exons ATGGGTCACGTGAACCTCCCTGCCTCAAAACGCGTGGGTGGCCCTCGCCAGTGGCGTGTGCTGGACGTCGTCACCGCGGCGTTCTTCGGcctcgtcttcctcttcttcgtCCTCGTCTTCACTTCCCTGGGGGATTCGCTCGCCGCCTCAGGCCGCCAGACGCTGAACCTCTCCGCTTCCGATCCGCATCGGCGCCTCCGCGTTTCGGCGGCCATTGAGGCCGGGCAGCCGCACGTAATCGAGGCCTGCCCCGCCGACACCGCCGACCACATGCCGTGCGAAGATCCGAGGCTGAACAGCCAGCTGAGCAGGGAGATGAATTACTACCGAGAGAGGCACTGCCCGCCGCTGGAGAACACGCCGCTCTGCCTCGTCCCGCCGCCCCGTGGGTACAAGGTGTCGGTGCAGTGGCCGGAGAGCTTGCACAAG ATATGGCATAGCAACATGCCATACAACAAGATTGCTGACAGGAAAGGTCACCAGGGATGGATGAAGATTGAAGGTCCATACTTTATATTCCCTGGAGGTGGCACGATGTTTCCAGATGGAGCAGAGCAGTATATTGAAAAACTTGGTCAATACATTCCAATGAATGGTGGTGTTCTGAGGACTGCTCTTGATATGGGATGTGGG GTTGCCAGTTTTGGAGGATATTTACTAGCTCAAAACATATTAACCATGTCTTTTGCTCCAAGAGACTCACACAAATCACAGATACAATTCGCACTTGAAAGAGGAGTACCAGCTTTTGTTGCCATGCTCGGTACTCGCAGACTACCATTTCCTGCATTTGGCTTTGACTTGGTCCATTGCTCTCGGTGTTTAATCCCTTTTACAGCCTACA ATGCAAGTTATTTCATTGAAGTGGACAGATTACTGCGCCCTGGTGGATATTTAGTCATTTCTGGTCCCCCCGTTCAGTGGCCTAAGCAAGATAAAGAATGGTCAGATCTTCAGGCTGTGGCAAGAGCTTTGTGTTATGAACTGATTGCTGTAGATGGTAACACTGTGATCTGGAAAAAGCCAGCAAGGGACACGTGTCTCCCCAACCAAAATGAATTTGGTCTTGGCATGTGTGATGATTCAGATGACCCAAATTTGGCATG GTACTTCAAATTGAAGAAATGCGTCACTAGGATGTCTTCTGTCAAAGGTGAATATACTGTTGGTACTATTTCCAAATGGCCAGAAAGGCTCAATGCTCCTCCAGTGAGGTCCACAATCCTAAAAAATGGTGCTGATGTATATGAGGCTGACACTAAGCGATGGGTAAGAAGAGTTTCATTCTATAAGAATTCTCTAAAAATAAAGTTGGGGACTCCAGCCATACGCAATGTTATGGACATGAATGCATTTTTTGGGGGATTTGCGGCAGCACTGAATTCTGATCCTGTGTGGGTAATGAATGTTGTTCCATCTCACAAGCCACCAACTCTTGATGCAATCTTTGATAGGGGCCTTATTGGAGTCTATCATGATTG GTGTGAACCTTTCTCAACGTATCCTCGCACCTATGATCTGATCCATGCAACAAACATCGAATCACTTATAAAGGATCCTGTCTCTGCCAAAAACAG ATGTAACCTTGTTGATTTGATGGTGGAATTGGATAGAATTTTACGCCCAGAAGGAACTGTGGTGGTGAGGGATACCCCTGAAGTAATTGAAAGAGTAGCTCGTGTTGCACATGCAATGAAGTGGAAGCCctctatatataataaagaaccTGAATCACACGGCAGGGAGAACATTCTAGTTGCAACCAAGACCCTGTGGAGGCTCTAA
- the LOC106774345 gene encoding COP9 signalosome complex subunit 1: MDGDDETSGPMIDEFYANGGGDDGEKRSRRAIMSGDQLDVEAYAALYSGRTKIMRLIFIADKMNNAATQLEALRMAYDEIKKGENTQLFREVVQKIDGRLGASYGMDTAWCEAVDRRAEQKKEKLENELNAYRTNLIKESIRMGYNDFGDFYYAHGQLGEAFKSYVRTRDYCTTSKHIIHMCMSAILVSIEMGQFPHVTSYVSKAEQALDVHDSIIVAKLRCAAGLANLEAKKYKLAARKFLETGPELGSHYNDVIAPQDVATYGGLCALATFDRAELKSKVIDNSNFRNFLELVPEVRELINDFYSSHYASCLEYLGNLKANLLLDIHLHDHVETLYDQIRHKALIQYTHPFVSVDLNMMANAFKTTVAGLEKELEALITDNQIQARIDSHNKILYARHADQRNATFQRVLETGREFDRDVRSMLLRSNLIKHDYNLRALRKL, from the exons ATGGACGGCGACGACGAGACCTCGGGTCCGATGATCGACGAATTCTATGCCAACGGCGGGGGCGACGATGGAGAGAAGCGGAGCCGTCGCGCGATCATGAGCGGCGACCAGCTCGATGTCGAGGCGTACGCGGCGCTGTACTCGGGGCGTACGAAGATCATGCGGCTTATCTTCATCGCCGACAAGATGAACAACGCGGCGACGCAGCTCGAGGCGCTGCGCATGGCCTACGACGAGATTAAGAAGGGAGAAAACACGCAGCTGTTCAGGGAGGTAGTGCAGAAGATCGATGGAAGGTTGGGAGCGAGTTATGGCATGGACACAGCGTGGTGTGAGGCTGTGGATCGGAGAGCGGAGCAGAAGAAGGAGAAACTGGAGAATGAACTCAATGCGTATCGG ACAAACTTGATTAAAGAAAGCATTAGAATGGGATACAATGATTTTGGAGACTTTTATTATGCTCATGGTCAATTGGGGGAAGCTTTTAAAAGTTATGTCCGAACTCGGGATTATTGCACCACATCAAAGCACATTATTCACATGTGTATGAGTGCAATTCTTGTCAGCATAGAGATGGGTCAATTTCCTCATGTTACAAGCTATGTTAGCAAGGCAGAACAGGCACTGGATGTCCATGACTCAATAATTGTTGCAAAGCTACGATGTGCCGCTGGATTGGCTAATCTAGAGGCCAAAAAGTACAAACTTGCTGCCCGAAAG TTTCTAGAAACAGGACCTGAACTGGGAAGTCACTATAATGATGTAATCGCACCTCAAGATGTTGCAACATATGGAGGACTTTGTGCACTTGCTACATTTGATAGGGCAGAGTTAAAG AGCAAAGTTATTGACAACTCCAATTTTCGCAATTTCTTAGAGCTAGTACCCGAAGTAAGGGAACTGATAAATGATTTTTACTCGAG CCACTATGCTTCATGTCTGGAATACCTCGGGAACCTCAAAGCAAACCTATTGCTTGATATACATTTGCATGACCATGTTGAGACACTTTATGATCAAATTCGTCACAAAGCCCTTATCCAGTACACACACCCATTTGTGTCTGTTGATTTGAACATGATGGCTAATGCATTCAAGACAACTGTTGCTGGACTTGAGAAAGAGCTAGAAGCATTGATTACTGATAATCAGATACAG GCTCGAATTGATTCACACAACAAAATTTTGTATGCACGGCATGCAGATCAAAGGAATGCCACCTTCCAAAGGGTTTTAGAAACTGGAAGAGAATTTGATCGTGATGTTCGTTCCATGTTACTGCGATCAAATCTTATCAAGCATGATTACAATCTTAGAGCATTAAGGAAACTTTGA